In a single window of the Salvelinus alpinus chromosome 15, SLU_Salpinus.1, whole genome shotgun sequence genome:
- the LOC139540454 gene encoding ELAV-like protein 1 isoform X1: MAVRRGHIRYLKVCEVQSCQGDNRESQQHVSKGSINMKQEAYDNGYDEHMEDEPKDAKTNLIVNYLPQNMSQDELRSLFSSIGEVESAKLIRDKVAGNPYHKNQSHSLGYGFVNYVNASDAERAINTLNGLRLQSKTIKVSFARPSSDGIKDANLYISGLPKTMTQKDVEDMFTRYGRIINSRVLVDQASGLSRGVAFIRFDKRAEAEDAIKDLNGQKPPGASEPITVKFAASPNQAKNSQLINQLYHNQGRRFGGPVHHQAQRFRFSPMSVDHMSSMSTVSAQGNSTAGWCIFIYNLGQDADEGILWQMFGPFGAVTNVKVIRDFNTNKCKGFGFVTMTNYEEAAMAIASLNGYRIGDKILQVSFKTSKGGHK, from the exons ATGGCAGTCAGAAGGGGACACATTAGATACCTCAAA GTGTGTGAGGTACAGAGTTGTCAGGGTGACAATAGGGAATCACAACAGCATGTCAGTAAGGGTTCAATTAACATGAAG CAAGAAGCTTATGATAACGGTTACGACGAACACATGGAAGATGAGCCCAAAGATGCCAAAACCAACCTTATTGTCAATTACCTGCCCCAGAACATGAGTCAGGACGAGTTGCGGAGTCTCTTCAGCAGCATCGGCGAGGTGGAGTCTGCCAAACTCATCCGCGATAAAGTGGCAGGTAATCCCTATCACAAAAACCAGA GCCACAGTTTAGGGTACGGATTTGTTAACTATGTTAACGCTAGTGATGCAGAAAGGGCTATCAATACCCTCAATGGGCTGAGACTACAGTCTAAAACTATCAAG GTGTCCTTTGCCAGGCCGAGCTCTGACGGTATTAAGGATGCCAATCTTTACATTAGTGGGCTGCCCAAGACCATGACACAGAAAGACGTGGAGGATATGTTCACACGCTATGGCCGCATCATCAACTCGCGTGTATTGGTCGATCAGGCCTCCG GCTTGTCCAGGGGTGTGGCCTTTATCCGCTTTGACAAACGGGCCGAGGCGGAGGACGCTATCAAAGACCTGAACGGGCAGAAACCCCCTGGTGCCTCGGAGCCCATCACAGTGAAGTTTGCTGCCAGCCCCAACCAGGCCAAGAACTCCCAGCTCATCAACCAGCTCTACCACAACCAGGGCCGGCGCTTTGGAGGTCCAGTACACCACCAGGCCCAGAGATTCAG GTTCTCTCCAATGAGTGTGGACCACATGAGCAGCATGTCTACGGTTAGCGCTCAGGGGAACTCCACGGCTGGCTGGTGTATCTTCATCTACAACCTGGGCCAGGACGCTGACGAGGGCATCCTGTGGCAGATGTTCGGGCCGTTCGGAGCCGTCACCAACGTCAAGGTCATCCGGGACTTCAACACCAACAAGTGCAAAGGCTTCGGCTTCGTCACCATGACCAACTATGAGGAGGCCGCCATGGCCATCGCCAGCCTCAACGGTTACCGCATTGGAGACAAGATCCTGCAGGTTTCCTTCAAAACCAGCAAGGGGGGTCACAAGTAA
- the LOC139540533 gene encoding uncharacterized protein, producing MSPILHSSYLHTSPQLDHCHPDPHQRFPSTLNPSEFPSTPTPTRATLHRDHQPPQEFHSTPNRPQPEFPSTQCPPEFTSTPTPTRVYLHPNPHQSSSPTQPPPELISNPTPTRVQLHPNPHQSLPPTQPPPEFISNPTPTSLPPPQPPPEFTSTPTPTRVHLQPNPHQSSSPTQPPPEFNSTPTPTRVQLHPNPHQSLPPPQPPQEFTSIPTPTRVYLQPNPHQSSSPTQPPPELISNPTPTRVNLQPNPYQISPPPQPPPELLKTRFP from the coding sequence ATGTCACCCATCCTCCACTCCTCCTACCTTCACACCTCCCCCCAACTCGACCACTGCCACCCCGACCCCCACCAGCGTTTTCCCTCCACCCTGAACCCATCAGAGTTCCCCTCAACCCCAACCCCCACCAGAGCTACCCTCCACCGCGACCATCAACCCCCACAAGAGTTCCATTCCACCCCGAACCGACCCCAACCAGAGTTCCCCTCAACCCAATGCCCACCAGAGTTCACCTCCACCCCAACCCCCACCAGAGTTTACCTCCACCCCAACCCCCACCAGAGTTCATCTCCAACCCAACCCCCACCAGAGTTAATCTCCAACCCAACCCCCACCAGAGTTCAACTCCACCCCAACCCCCACCAGAGTTTACCTCCAACCCAACCCCCACCAGAGTTCATCTCCAACCCAACCCCCACCAGTTTACCTCCACCTCAACCCCCACCAGAGTTTACCTCCACCCCAACCCCCACCAGAGTTCATCTCCAACCCAACCCCCACCAGAGTTCATCTCCAACCCAACCCCCACCAGAGTTCAACTCCACCCCAACCCCCACCAGAGTTCAACTCCACCCCAACCCCCACCAGAGTTTACCTCCACCCCAACCCCCACAAGAGTTTACCTCCATCCCAACCCCCACCAGAGTTTACCTCCAACCCAACCCCCACCAGAGTTCATCTCCAACCCAACCCCCACCAGAGTTAATCTCCAACCCAACCCCCACCAGAGTTAATCTCCAACCCAACCCCTACCAGATTTCACCTCCACCTCAACCCCCACCAGAGCTCCTTAAGACAAGATTCCCTTGA
- the LOC139540454 gene encoding ELAV-like protein 1 isoform X2, whose protein sequence is MAVRRGHIRYLKVCEVQSCQGDNRESQQHVSKGSINMKQEAYDNGYDEHMEDEPKDAKTNLIVNYLPQNMSQDELRSLFSSIGEVESAKLIRDKVAGHSLGYGFVNYVNASDAERAINTLNGLRLQSKTIKVSFARPSSDGIKDANLYISGLPKTMTQKDVEDMFTRYGRIINSRVLVDQASGLSRGVAFIRFDKRAEAEDAIKDLNGQKPPGASEPITVKFAASPNQAKNSQLINQLYHNQGRRFGGPVHHQAQRFRFSPMSVDHMSSMSTVSAQGNSTAGWCIFIYNLGQDADEGILWQMFGPFGAVTNVKVIRDFNTNKCKGFGFVTMTNYEEAAMAIASLNGYRIGDKILQVSFKTSKGGHK, encoded by the exons ATGGCAGTCAGAAGGGGACACATTAGATACCTCAAA GTGTGTGAGGTACAGAGTTGTCAGGGTGACAATAGGGAATCACAACAGCATGTCAGTAAGGGTTCAATTAACATGAAG CAAGAAGCTTATGATAACGGTTACGACGAACACATGGAAGATGAGCCCAAAGATGCCAAAACCAACCTTATTGTCAATTACCTGCCCCAGAACATGAGTCAGGACGAGTTGCGGAGTCTCTTCAGCAGCATCGGCGAGGTGGAGTCTGCCAAACTCATCCGCGATAAAGTGGCAG GCCACAGTTTAGGGTACGGATTTGTTAACTATGTTAACGCTAGTGATGCAGAAAGGGCTATCAATACCCTCAATGGGCTGAGACTACAGTCTAAAACTATCAAG GTGTCCTTTGCCAGGCCGAGCTCTGACGGTATTAAGGATGCCAATCTTTACATTAGTGGGCTGCCCAAGACCATGACACAGAAAGACGTGGAGGATATGTTCACACGCTATGGCCGCATCATCAACTCGCGTGTATTGGTCGATCAGGCCTCCG GCTTGTCCAGGGGTGTGGCCTTTATCCGCTTTGACAAACGGGCCGAGGCGGAGGACGCTATCAAAGACCTGAACGGGCAGAAACCCCCTGGTGCCTCGGAGCCCATCACAGTGAAGTTTGCTGCCAGCCCCAACCAGGCCAAGAACTCCCAGCTCATCAACCAGCTCTACCACAACCAGGGCCGGCGCTTTGGAGGTCCAGTACACCACCAGGCCCAGAGATTCAG GTTCTCTCCAATGAGTGTGGACCACATGAGCAGCATGTCTACGGTTAGCGCTCAGGGGAACTCCACGGCTGGCTGGTGTATCTTCATCTACAACCTGGGCCAGGACGCTGACGAGGGCATCCTGTGGCAGATGTTCGGGCCGTTCGGAGCCGTCACCAACGTCAAGGTCATCCGGGACTTCAACACCAACAAGTGCAAAGGCTTCGGCTTCGTCACCATGACCAACTATGAGGAGGCCGCCATGGCCATCGCCAGCCTCAACGGTTACCGCATTGGAGACAAGATCCTGCAGGTTTCCTTCAAAACCAGCAAGGGGGGTCACAAGTAA
- the LOC139540454 gene encoding ELAV-like protein 1 isoform X3: protein MTQKDVEDMFTRYGRIINSRVLVDQASGLSRGVAFIRFDKRAEAEDAIKDLNGQKPPGASEPITVKFAASPNQAKNSQLINQLYHNQGRRFGGPVHHQAQRFRFSPMSVDHMSSMSTVSAQGNSTAGWCIFIYNLGQDADEGILWQMFGPFGAVTNVKVIRDFNTNKCKGFGFVTMTNYEEAAMAIASLNGYRIGDKILQVSFKTSKGGHK, encoded by the exons ATGACACAGAAAGACGTGGAGGATATGTTCACACGCTATGGCCGCATCATCAACTCGCGTGTATTGGTCGATCAGGCCTCCG GCTTGTCCAGGGGTGTGGCCTTTATCCGCTTTGACAAACGGGCCGAGGCGGAGGACGCTATCAAAGACCTGAACGGGCAGAAACCCCCTGGTGCCTCGGAGCCCATCACAGTGAAGTTTGCTGCCAGCCCCAACCAGGCCAAGAACTCCCAGCTCATCAACCAGCTCTACCACAACCAGGGCCGGCGCTTTGGAGGTCCAGTACACCACCAGGCCCAGAGATTCAG GTTCTCTCCAATGAGTGTGGACCACATGAGCAGCATGTCTACGGTTAGCGCTCAGGGGAACTCCACGGCTGGCTGGTGTATCTTCATCTACAACCTGGGCCAGGACGCTGACGAGGGCATCCTGTGGCAGATGTTCGGGCCGTTCGGAGCCGTCACCAACGTCAAGGTCATCCGGGACTTCAACACCAACAAGTGCAAAGGCTTCGGCTTCGTCACCATGACCAACTATGAGGAGGCCGCCATGGCCATCGCCAGCCTCAACGGTTACCGCATTGGAGACAAGATCCTGCAGGTTTCCTTCAAAACCAGCAAGGGGGGTCACAAGTAA